The following proteins are co-located in the Nonlabens ponticola genome:
- a CDS encoding alcohol dehydrogenase encodes MKAARFMEQGGDLQIVDVPKPSPEKNEILIKVQACGICHSDNFVKQGAMGNEFPRTPGHEVVGIIEEVGSDLTSLEKGQRVGIGWHGGHCFTCDPCRRGKFINCENAKISGISYDGGYAEYMTAPYEAAAIVPEDLKSTEAAPLLCAGITVFNGMRNAGLRAGDTVAVQGIGGLGHLAIQYANKMGMKTIALSTTEDKKDLAMKLGAHHFIATDDVDAVEKLQELGGADLIVATAPHADAISSVIDGLGIDGTMLLIAAAGDDIKVSPLQLLQARKSLKGWPSGVAPDSEDTLNFSARTGALPMIEEFKLDDAHKAFEKMMSNETRFRAVLNMEM; translated from the coding sequence ATGAAAGCAGCAAGATTTATGGAACAAGGTGGCGATCTACAGATCGTAGATGTGCCAAAACCAAGTCCAGAAAAAAACGAAATACTTATTAAAGTACAAGCCTGTGGAATATGCCACAGCGATAATTTTGTCAAGCAAGGTGCCATGGGCAACGAGTTCCCGCGCACGCCAGGACATGAAGTTGTGGGAATAATTGAAGAGGTAGGCAGTGATTTAACCAGTCTAGAAAAAGGCCAGCGCGTGGGAATAGGATGGCATGGCGGTCATTGTTTTACTTGTGATCCTTGTAGACGCGGTAAATTTATCAATTGTGAGAATGCAAAAATCTCTGGGATATCCTATGATGGCGGCTATGCAGAATATATGACCGCTCCATACGAGGCAGCAGCCATCGTTCCTGAGGATCTAAAGAGTACAGAAGCAGCGCCATTACTTTGTGCAGGAATCACCGTTTTTAATGGTATGCGCAATGCAGGATTGAGAGCTGGCGACACTGTTGCCGTTCAAGGAATAGGTGGTCTAGGTCACCTTGCCATTCAGTATGCTAATAAAATGGGAATGAAAACCATCGCGCTGAGTACGACCGAGGATAAAAAGGATCTCGCCATGAAACTAGGCGCACATCACTTTATCGCCACTGATGATGTGGATGCGGTAGAAAAACTACAGGAATTAGGTGGCGCAGATCTCATCGTTGCCACCGCGCCTCATGCAGATGCCATATCGAGTGTCATTGATGGTCTAGGTATTGACGGTACGATGCTGTTAATCGCTGCGGCTGGTGATGATATAAAGGTGTCGCCATTGCAGTTATTACAAGCTCGTAAGAGCCTCAAAGGCTGGCCAAGTGGTGTCGCGCCTGATAGTGAAGACACGCTCAATTTTAGCGCACGTACTGGTGCGTTACCAATGATTGAGGAATTTAAACTTGACGATGCTCATAAAGCCTTTGAAAAGATGATGAGTAATGAAACCAGATTTAGAGCAGTTTTAAATATGGAAATGTAG
- a CDS encoding endonuclease, with amino-acid sequence MKNVTLFFLLLAALATAQPPAGYYDDAQGLDGFELKTALSQIISDGYNGRSYNALLTLYQTSDNDEFYDGGTQTNTILDIYSENPDGPDPYNYEFSENCGNVGAEGTCYNREHIFPQGRFNSQEPMRSDAHHVVPTDGSVNGARGSWPFSEVNNPEYTSSNGSKRGPSSVDGYSGTAFEPIDEFKGDVARSLLYFATRYQDRFDDSSWDSPNVDRDPRDGSRGQFYEDWYINLLLKWHAEDPVSDREIDRNNEIFEHQNNRNPFIDVPQYVNQIWGTPEETNILAVTLSGTYVDLNNDDEVNVGDEIQYTYTITNRGTSTVWQISVGAEKGIFEEPKNLESLAPGLSSEIPSGILRYSITQEDIDSECNCVSNQVTATGNSEETLDGEIVTAISDDPDDDTNVDTDNDEFPDDRTVVSLEARDGSTESSELFISEYIEGSGVNKAIEIANFTGEAVDLSNYSLQRDTNGGGNWSSDTPLTGTLADGEVFVIANSGADSEITDEADVLVNSGTALDFNGNDPVGLFKNDELIDIVGNFGGGGADFAQNVTLVRKPEVTGPTVSFNLAAEWNEFPINTFDDLGSHTFGTTASVGDEVLANLLLYPNPSSTGLFFIKGDIQQPTVTVYDLAGRQIKKERVLGDSFIVEKAGIYIVKIEFADAVRSFKVVVE; translated from the coding sequence ATGAAAAATGTTACCTTATTCTTCCTGCTGTTAGCCGCACTGGCAACGGCCCAACCACCAGCTGGTTATTACGACGACGCCCAAGGTCTTGATGGCTTTGAACTTAAAACCGCATTATCTCAAATCATAAGCGATGGATACAATGGTCGCAGCTATAATGCGCTGCTTACTTTATATCAGACAAGCGATAATGACGAGTTTTATGATGGTGGTACACAAACCAATACTATCCTTGATATCTATTCTGAAAATCCGGATGGTCCAGACCCTTATAATTATGAGTTTTCAGAAAACTGTGGTAATGTAGGCGCAGAAGGTACCTGCTATAATCGCGAGCACATTTTTCCTCAAGGACGATTCAATAGTCAAGAGCCTATGCGCAGCGATGCTCACCACGTAGTGCCTACCGATGGATCGGTTAACGGTGCGCGCGGTAGCTGGCCTTTTAGTGAGGTAAATAATCCAGAATATACTTCTAGCAATGGTAGTAAGCGTGGTCCATCAAGTGTCGATGGATATAGCGGTACCGCTTTTGAACCCATCGATGAATTTAAAGGTGATGTAGCTAGATCATTATTATACTTTGCTACAAGATACCAAGATCGATTTGACGATAGTTCTTGGGATAGTCCCAATGTAGATCGTGATCCACGTGATGGATCTAGAGGGCAATTTTATGAGGATTGGTACATTAATTTGCTACTTAAATGGCATGCAGAAGATCCAGTAAGTGATCGTGAGATTGATAGAAACAACGAGATTTTTGAACATCAAAATAATCGCAATCCTTTCATAGATGTACCACAATACGTGAATCAAATTTGGGGAACTCCAGAAGAGACGAATATTCTCGCTGTTACATTATCAGGAACTTATGTAGACTTGAATAATGATGATGAAGTGAATGTAGGTGATGAAATACAATACACCTACACAATTACAAATCGTGGTACCAGTACCGTGTGGCAAATTTCAGTAGGTGCAGAGAAAGGTATCTTTGAAGAACCTAAAAACCTAGAAAGTCTTGCTCCTGGCTTGTCGTCTGAGATTCCATCTGGTATATTGCGCTACTCTATTACACAAGAAGACATTGATAGCGAGTGTAACTGTGTAAGCAATCAGGTAACGGCGACCGGAAATAGCGAGGAAACCTTAGATGGAGAAATTGTAACGGCTATCAGTGATGATCCGGATGATGATACTAACGTAGATACTGATAATGACGAGTTTCCAGATGATAGAACGGTCGTTAGTCTAGAGGCACGCGATGGTTCTACCGAGTCCTCCGAACTATTTATATCAGAATACATTGAAGGCAGTGGTGTAAATAAAGCGATTGAGATTGCCAACTTCACTGGTGAAGCTGTGGATCTATCAAATTACAGTTTGCAACGTGATACCAATGGTGGTGGCAATTGGTCTAGCGACACGCCTCTAACAGGCACATTGGCTGATGGTGAGGTGTTTGTTATTGCCAACAGTGGTGCGGATTCTGAAATAACTGATGAGGCAGATGTTCTTGTCAACAGCGGCACGGCATTAGACTTTAATGGTAATGATCCAGTCGGCTTGTTCAAAAATGATGAGTTGATCGACATAGTAGGAAACTTTGGTGGCGGTGGTGCAGATTTTGCGCAAAACGTGACCTTAGTACGCAAGCCAGAAGTTACAGGACCAACAGTTTCTTTTAATCTAGCTGCGGAATGGAATGAATTCCCAATAAATACGTTTGATGATCTAGGCTCTCATACTTTTGGAACTACTGCTAGCGTTGGTGATGAAGTATTAGCCAACCTACTACTCTACCCTAATCCTTCAAGCACTGGTTTGTTCTTCATCAAGGGTGATATACAACAACCAACCGTGACAGTTTATGACCTTGCAGGACGCCAGATCAAAAAAGAAAGAGTCTTAGGCGACAGCTTTATTGTAGAAAAAGCTGGAATATACATTGTTAAAATTGAATTTGCAGATGCAGTACGCAGCTTTAAGGTGGTTGTTGAATAG
- a CDS encoding RsmB/NOP family class I SAM-dependent RNA methyltransferase, producing MRFHHNLLQATVDALHQIFNDGKYADQAIQKILKRDTRWGSRDRGFIAETTYDIVRYKRLYAEIASVKEPFKPADLWRMTAVWIVLKGYEIPAWEEYYNTPVRRIKGRFDELSSIRKYRESIPDWMDELCVAELGEELWTAELAALNKQADVVLRTNTLKTDRKTLKEKLQALEIATTTDDRFPDALILEERANVFQTQLFQDGLFEVQDAGSQTIAPYLRVDSGLRVMDSCAGAGGKTLHLAAIMENKGQIIATDIYKNKLHELKRRARRAGAHNIESRHIDSTKVIKKLDGKMDRLLIDAPCSGIGVLRRNPDAKWKLQPEFIEEIKTTQQEILQSYSRVVKSGGSMVYATCSILPSENEGQVEAFLKSEAGSTFTLQESQSLLAHKDGFDGFYMARLLKN from the coding sequence ATGAGATTTCACCACAACTTGCTACAGGCAACCGTAGATGCACTTCACCAGATATTTAATGATGGGAAATATGCAGATCAAGCGATCCAGAAAATCCTAAAAAGAGACACTCGTTGGGGCTCGCGAGATCGTGGCTTCATTGCAGAAACTACCTATGATATAGTTAGGTACAAGCGCTTGTATGCTGAAATCGCCAGCGTCAAGGAACCTTTCAAGCCGGCAGATCTATGGCGCATGACCGCAGTGTGGATCGTACTTAAAGGATATGAAATCCCAGCATGGGAAGAATATTATAACACGCCTGTGCGTCGCATCAAGGGCAGGTTTGACGAGTTATCATCAATTCGCAAATACCGCGAAAGCATTCCAGACTGGATGGATGAACTATGCGTGGCAGAATTGGGAGAAGAATTATGGACGGCAGAGCTTGCTGCTCTAAACAAACAAGCAGACGTTGTCCTACGCACCAACACGCTCAAGACAGATCGCAAAACATTGAAAGAAAAATTACAAGCCCTTGAGATTGCAACTACAACTGATGATAGATTTCCTGATGCCTTGATCTTAGAAGAACGCGCCAACGTGTTCCAAACACAATTATTCCAGGATGGGTTATTTGAAGTACAAGATGCTGGTTCTCAAACCATTGCACCTTATCTACGAGTAGATTCAGGATTGCGTGTGATGGATTCTTGCGCTGGAGCTGGTGGCAAGACATTGCATCTCGCCGCCATTATGGAAAACAAAGGTCAAATTATTGCGACAGATATTTATAAAAATAAGTTGCATGAGCTTAAAAGACGCGCTAGACGCGCGGGCGCTCACAATATTGAATCCAGACATATCGATAGTACTAAAGTCATAAAAAAACTGGATGGCAAGATGGATCGTTTATTAATAGACGCACCGTGTAGTGGTATAGGCGTGTTGAGACGTAATCCAGATGCAAAATGGAAATTGCAGCCAGAATTTATAGAAGAAATTAAGACTACACAACAGGAAATATTGCAATCTTACAGCCGTGTTGTAAAGTCAGGCGGAAGTATGGTATATGCGACCTGCTCTATCTTACCATCAGAAAATGAAGGACAAGTAGAAGCCTTTTTAAAATCTGAAGCTGGATCGACTTTTACGCTGCAAGAATCGCAATCGCTACTTGCACATAAAGATGGATTTGATGGCTTTTATATGGCCAGACTATTGAAAAATTAA
- a CDS encoding WD40/YVTN/BNR-like repeat-containing protein, translating to MAEDIMDRSMQASMEIKTISQDSISVRALQHADDTFWFAGSNGTYGMINDTTYIVESGLVNYNGNSNLEFRSIASTENYTYMLTAGSPALIYKIDKQDKSATLVYKEEGEKVFYDSMKFWFDREGIAMGDPQDGCLTILRTFNAGQDWIKVPCSDLPAIVEGEAAFAASNSNISIYRDHVWIVSGGAAARVYHSADRGETWTVTDSPIKSGGEMTGIYAVDFYDENTGVIIGGDWNDKDSSDANKAITHDGGKTWSLLNDSDGPGYCSDITFIPDTAGQELLAVGSPGIWWSGNQGDDWIKLSDQGFYTVAFENKQKGVLAGANHIAKFDIDRYWEK from the coding sequence ATGGCAGAAGATATCATGGATCGCAGTATGCAGGCTTCTATGGAGATCAAGACAATTTCTCAAGACTCGATTAGTGTGCGCGCACTGCAACATGCTGATGATACTTTCTGGTTTGCAGGTAGTAATGGGACTTACGGGATGATTAATGACACGACTTACATCGTGGAAAGTGGACTGGTTAATTATAACGGTAATAGCAATCTTGAATTTAGATCTATCGCTAGTACTGAAAATTATACCTACATGTTAACGGCTGGATCGCCAGCACTTATCTATAAAATTGATAAGCAGGATAAGTCTGCCACTCTAGTATATAAAGAAGAAGGTGAGAAAGTGTTTTATGATAGTATGAAATTCTGGTTTGATCGTGAAGGTATCGCCATGGGTGATCCTCAAGATGGTTGTTTGACCATCTTACGCACTTTTAATGCAGGTCAGGATTGGATCAAAGTTCCTTGTAGTGACTTGCCTGCAATTGTTGAAGGTGAAGCAGCTTTTGCAGCTAGTAATTCCAATATATCGATTTATAGAGACCACGTATGGATTGTAAGCGGTGGCGCGGCGGCACGAGTTTATCATAGCGCAGATCGCGGCGAGACGTGGACAGTCACAGACTCACCAATTAAGAGTGGTGGCGAGATGACAGGAATTTATGCTGTTGATTTTTATGATGAAAATACTGGTGTCATCATAGGCGGCGATTGGAATGATAAAGACAGTAGCGATGCTAATAAGGCAATCACTCATGATGGTGGTAAAACCTGGTCATTACTTAACGATAGTGATGGTCCAGGATATTGCAGCGACATTACTTTTATTCCTGATACTGCTGGTCAAGAATTGCTAGCAGTAGGAAGTCCTGGTATCTGGTGGAGCGGCAATCAAGGTGATGACTGGATCAAATTGTCAGACCAAGGATTCTATACCGTAGCTTTTGAAAACAAACAGAAAGGTGTTCTCGCTGGAGCTAACCATATAGCCAAATTTGATATTGATCGCTATTGGGAAAAATAG
- a CDS encoding tRNA dihydrouridine synthase: MPQPFTLLSSPLQGFTDFRFRNALHKYFGGIDVFYAPYIRFNGKPEIKSSYQRDLNPDNNEVPILIPQVMTASVDEFQLAANYVKDLGYDELNWNLGCPYPMVTKRGMGSGLIANIDQIDAILDRVHQEVDIKISMKMRLGYEHTGEILESFETLEKYPLKSIAIHARTGKQLYKGGVHLDAFQACLDAAPHTLYYNGDITSVEVFKQRQERFPAVNHWMIGRGLIADPWLPNMIKNDLNNYPADRWSRFSEFHDTIYEQYDAFLQGPTPIKMKMQGFWNYFAQQFDNPQKTFKKIKKANNPRAYKAAVSEILNSVNN, encoded by the coding sequence ATGCCACAGCCGTTCACCCTTCTTTCATCACCTCTTCAAGGTTTTACAGACTTTAGATTTCGTAATGCGTTGCACAAGTATTTTGGAGGTATTGATGTTTTCTACGCCCCATATATAAGATTCAACGGTAAACCAGAAATCAAATCTTCCTACCAGCGTGATCTAAATCCAGATAATAATGAGGTTCCTATCCTAATACCACAGGTAATGACGGCTAGCGTTGATGAGTTCCAGCTCGCTGCTAACTATGTGAAAGACCTAGGCTATGACGAGCTCAACTGGAACTTAGGTTGTCCTTATCCTATGGTTACTAAACGTGGAATGGGAAGCGGCTTGATAGCAAACATCGATCAAATTGACGCCATACTTGATCGAGTACATCAAGAAGTTGACATCAAGATATCCATGAAAATGAGATTGGGCTATGAACACACGGGTGAGATTCTTGAGAGTTTTGAAACACTAGAGAAATATCCGCTCAAGAGTATTGCCATCCATGCGCGCACAGGTAAACAACTCTATAAAGGTGGCGTGCATCTGGATGCTTTTCAAGCATGTCTTGATGCTGCGCCGCATACCTTATACTATAATGGTGATATTACCAGTGTTGAAGTATTTAAGCAACGTCAAGAGAGGTTTCCTGCAGTAAACCATTGGATGATTGGTCGCGGCCTCATTGCAGACCCATGGTTGCCTAACATGATTAAAAACGACCTCAACAACTATCCTGCAGATCGTTGGTCACGCTTCAGTGAATTTCACGACACAATTTATGAGCAATATGATGCCTTTCTTCAAGGGCCTACTCCTATCAAGATGAAGATGCAGGGATTCTGGAATTATTTTGCACAGCAGTTTGATAATCCACAAAAGACATTCAAGAAAATAAAGAAGGCTAATAATCCGCGCGCTTACAAGGCTGCGGTTAGCGAGATATTAAATTCAGTAAACAATTGA
- a CDS encoding ABC transporter substrate-binding protein encodes MKNGILFIILATLIASCNDRSSDIDDSTVFRYNEHANITSLDPAFAKDQRNIWACNLLYNGLVKLDQDLKVVPDLAASWTISDDGLTYRFTLKDGIEFYNDSAFAKAEKSQPQPYKVTAADVKYSLERLRDPAVASPGFWVLSEVDSIKAVNDKVVEIKLKQPFPAFLGLLSMKFCSIVPESSRLLPDHELRDNPVGTGPFYKKRWEENIKLVLRRNDRYHETDSAGAQLPYLEAVAISFKSDKQSEFLEFAQGNLDFVNAIDPSYKDELLTSTGELKPAYTSSVNMVKAPFLNTEYLGIKLDNKVPELQSLKLRRAINLGFDREKMIQYLRNNIGTPAIHGFIPAGLPAGGEIEGFKYDPKAATQLVAEYMQETGDNEPSITISTNANYLDLCEFIQRELKNIGITVNLEVMPPSTLRQARSAGQLDIFRSSWIADYPDAQNYLALFYSGNFAPNGPNYTHFSSDAYDEWYEKSLLTTDDELRLDLYRKMDSLIIDQAAILPLYYDQSVRFISKKIHGLQTNGVNMLDLTRVYKTN; translated from the coding sequence GTGAAAAATGGTATCCTTTTTATAATTCTCGCCACATTGATTGCTAGTTGTAATGATCGGTCCAGCGATATCGATGACAGTACAGTTTTTAGATACAACGAGCATGCTAATATTACCAGCCTCGACCCAGCATTTGCCAAGGATCAGCGCAACATTTGGGCTTGCAACCTGCTTTACAATGGACTGGTCAAATTAGATCAAGATTTGAAGGTAGTTCCTGACCTAGCGGCATCATGGACGATCAGCGACGATGGATTGACCTACCGCTTTACTCTCAAGGATGGTATAGAGTTTTATAATGATTCCGCTTTCGCGAAAGCGGAAAAATCACAACCACAACCCTACAAAGTAACCGCTGCGGATGTCAAATATTCTCTAGAAAGACTGCGAGATCCAGCCGTTGCCTCACCAGGTTTCTGGGTATTGAGCGAGGTAGATAGCATAAAAGCTGTTAATGATAAGGTTGTTGAAATCAAGTTGAAACAGCCGTTTCCAGCGTTTTTAGGATTGCTATCGATGAAATTTTGCTCCATAGTTCCCGAGTCTAGCAGATTGCTGCCTGATCATGAACTGCGAGACAACCCGGTAGGAACAGGACCATTTTACAAGAAACGATGGGAAGAAAACATCAAATTGGTACTGCGACGCAATGATCGTTACCATGAGACTGATAGTGCTGGCGCACAACTACCCTATCTAGAGGCAGTTGCCATAAGTTTTAAAAGCGATAAACAATCTGAATTTCTTGAGTTCGCTCAAGGCAATCTAGATTTTGTCAACGCCATTGATCCTAGTTATAAGGATGAATTATTAACCAGCACAGGTGAGCTAAAACCTGCTTATACCAGCAGCGTAAACATGGTAAAAGCACCTTTTCTCAACACAGAATATTTAGGAATAAAACTGGACAACAAGGTTCCAGAATTGCAAAGCCTAAAGCTGAGACGTGCTATCAATCTAGGATTTGATCGAGAGAAGATGATTCAATACCTGCGTAATAATATAGGTACGCCAGCTATTCATGGATTCATACCAGCTGGACTGCCTGCTGGCGGCGAGATAGAAGGTTTTAAGTATGACCCGAAAGCAGCGACTCAATTAGTCGCAGAGTACATGCAAGAAACGGGTGATAACGAGCCGTCGATAACCATTAGTACTAATGCCAACTATCTAGATCTGTGCGAATTTATTCAACGAGAATTAAAGAATATAGGTATCACGGTAAATTTAGAGGTCATGCCGCCATCAACTTTGAGGCAGGCGCGCAGCGCTGGCCAATTAGATATATTTAGATCCAGCTGGATTGCGGATTATCCAGATGCCCAAAACTATCTAGCGCTGTTTTACTCTGGAAACTTTGCGCCCAACGGGCCTAATTATACGCACTTCTCTAGCGATGCGTATGATGAATGGTATGAGAAATCATTACTTACTACTGATGATGAGTTAAGACTCGATCTATATCGCAAGATGGATTCTTTAATCATCGATCAGGCAGCCATCTTGCCATTATACTATGATCAAAGTGTGCGTTTTATCAGTAAGAAAATTCACGGTCTTCAAACCAATGGCGTGAACATGCTTGATTTAACTAGGGTCTATAAAACGAATTAA
- the mtaB gene encoding tRNA (N(6)-L-threonylcarbamoyladenosine(37)-C(2))-methylthiotransferase MtaB: MIQTAQDKKSVAFYTLGCKLNFSETSTIARDFDKHGYEKKEFDEPADIYVINTCSVTENADKRFKSIVKRAQKQNADAFTIAVGCYAQLKPEELAAVDGVDLVLGATEKFKITDYINQLSKDEPAQIHSCEIDEADFYVGSYSIGDRTRAFLKVQDGCDYKCTYCTIPLARGISRSDTMENVLQNASDIAAQDIKEIVLTGVNIGDYGKGEFGNKKHEHTFLDLVTQLDQVEGIERLRISSIEPNLLKNETIELVARSRAFVPHFHIPLQSGNNELLGKMKRRYRRELYVDRVAKIKEVMPDCCIGVDVIVGFPGESDDHFLDTYNFLSELDISYLHVFTYSERENTEAAVMKDVVPISVRKKRSKMLRGLSVKKRRAFYESQLGKSKTVLWEAENKEGFIHGFTENYVKVKTYYNPELINQLQAVKLVEIDEDGLVRVEIL; the protein is encoded by the coding sequence ATGATACAAACTGCACAGGATAAAAAATCAGTCGCCTTTTACACGCTGGGTTGTAAGCTCAACTTTAGCGAGACTTCTACTATTGCTCGTGATTTTGATAAGCACGGTTATGAAAAAAAAGAGTTTGACGAGCCTGCAGATATTTATGTCATCAATACATGCAGCGTTACAGAGAATGCTGACAAGCGTTTCAAGTCCATCGTCAAGCGTGCCCAAAAGCAAAATGCTGATGCCTTTACTATTGCAGTAGGTTGTTACGCACAACTCAAACCAGAAGAACTGGCTGCTGTAGATGGAGTTGATCTTGTGCTGGGCGCGACTGAAAAATTCAAGATTACCGATTACATTAATCAGCTTTCTAAGGATGAGCCAGCGCAGATTCATTCTTGTGAAATCGATGAGGCAGATTTTTATGTGGGCTCCTATAGTATAGGTGATCGCACGCGTGCTTTTTTAAAGGTTCAGGATGGCTGTGATTATAAATGCACCTATTGTACTATACCACTAGCACGTGGAATATCGCGCAGTGACACCATGGAAAATGTCCTGCAAAACGCAAGCGATATTGCCGCCCAAGATATCAAGGAGATCGTACTTACAGGTGTGAACATAGGTGATTATGGCAAGGGTGAGTTTGGTAACAAAAAGCACGAGCACACTTTTCTTGATCTCGTCACACAATTGGATCAAGTTGAAGGCATTGAGCGATTGCGTATATCGTCTATCGAGCCCAATTTGCTTAAGAACGAGACGATAGAATTAGTTGCAAGATCAAGAGCTTTTGTGCCGCACTTTCACATACCACTGCAATCGGGAAATAACGAATTGCTGGGCAAGATGAAGCGTCGTTACAGACGTGAATTGTACGTTGATCGTGTTGCTAAAATTAAAGAAGTGATGCCTGATTGTTGCATAGGTGTTGATGTGATAGTTGGTTTTCCAGGCGAGAGCGATGATCACTTTCTAGACACTTACAACTTCTTAAGTGAGTTGGATATTTCCTATTTACATGTTTTCACGTACTCAGAACGTGAGAATACCGAGGCTGCTGTGATGAAAGATGTGGTGCCCATAAGTGTACGTAAAAAACGTTCCAAAATGTTGCGTGGACTGTCTGTCAAAAAACGCCGTGCATTTTATGAGAGCCAATTGGGCAAATCAAAAACCGTCCTCTGGGAAGCAGAAAACAAGGAGGGCTTCATCCATGGATTTACCGAGAATTATGTCAAGGTCAAGACTTATTATAATCCTGAATTGATCAATCAGTTGCAAGCGGTAAAACTTGTTGAGATCGATGAAGATGGCCTCGTGCGCGTTGAGATTTTGTAG
- a CDS encoding PadR family transcriptional regulator, whose protein sequence is MQNTSLFKGNLTTIVLQLLDREGMMYGYEITQKVKEETNGSLEIKEGALYPVLHKLEAQGFLQVEARKVDNRIRKYYKITEAGNEERISQLDALRDYLETMQQLLIPKPI, encoded by the coding sequence ATGCAAAATACGTCATTATTCAAGGGGAATCTCACGACTATCGTCCTGCAATTGCTGGATCGCGAGGGCATGATGTACGGTTATGAGATTACTCAAAAGGTTAAGGAAGAAACCAATGGTTCGCTTGAAATAAAAGAAGGTGCCTTGTATCCAGTGCTACATAAGCTGGAAGCACAAGGTTTTTTGCAGGTAGAAGCGCGTAAGGTTGATAATCGCATACGTAAGTACTATAAGATTACCGAGGCTGGAAATGAAGAGCGTATATCCCAGCTAGATGCACTGCGTGACTATCTAGAAACCATGCAGCAGCTATTAATCCCTAAACCCATCTAA